The genomic interval AGCTTACAGGAATTAGCATTTCTTCAATCATGGACAGGCAAGCCAATTTAAGTGAAGACTCCGGATTGCAATCCCTGAATGTCTTTGTAAATGCCTGCAATAAAGTTTTAATCAGTTAATTAGCATTTCTCAAGACTTCTGAAACAAAAATCTACAAGCACATCGCTGCCAAAAAGCAAGATAACCCAAGTCAAGAAAACACAAGAAAAACCTATGAATATAGTTTGCTTAAATGATGctctttcaaaataaaactcAACCTCAAGAAGGTGTGACTGCCAATCAGTTGTCACTTCTGAGACAAGTTTTGGAATGAAAGGAAGCAACGAAGGTACATGCTTTTCCCATGTTGCTTTACCAGACCTTGTGCTACTACAAGTCTGCAAAATGCAAGTTATGAGAAACCAATTCCAAATGGTCAGCACTCAATAACATAAAACAAGTCTTATAGTTGAAAAGCATCAAAATACTTTagaaaacttaaaaactaaTCCAGCGAAGTTTTATTAAGAgtacaaaaaattttgaaattctcTAATGCAATAGAAAATGCAAAGCTCATAAGCAGAGAAAATTACTTAGTGGTAGACAATTGATTCATCAAGCAAAccacaaaaagaataaacaaaaaaaaaaacaaagacaaaaaagaaaagaagtagaAGAAGAGCAACTTTTACATAATACTTTTTGCACTAAAACTTCATCAAGTTCAGCCATGTTAAACCGTGTTCAAATTTTCACCCATTCTTAACTTTCAAAGATCTATTCACTACTATAATCTACAATCAAACCCTTTAAATTGCTGAAATTTGAAAGATCATGCACAGGCAAACACTCATCTTCAAGGAATTGTAATGACTGTCAGCCAAGTTTCAATGTAATGCACATAACCATCATCACTATAATGCGGTCTCACATGCAGGCACCCCCTCTGGCCAAACTTCATTGTCCACTAATTTTCCAATAACAAACTACAACGGGTACAAAACATAACCTTTTGAATCTTTTACATGAGATAAATTTCAAACTGATAGCTGTTAGTTTTTACCTCAATGAGCAAGTTCTGAAAGAAAACAGATAAAGAAGTGCAAGATGGTTACAAGAAGCAGACCTTGCCAAGCAGTGCATTTTCCATGAACTCCAGAAATTTCGCAAACACATTTGCAGAAGGGCAGATCCATTCACGGAGGTGCAAAAATATCTCCGTTATCACAATATTCAAGATAAAATACCTATCATCCtcctaaaatgaaaatataaaaggaTCAATCATTAATAGAGAACAGTTAATACAGAAAATCATCTAATGGCTAGGAAAAAGAGGTCACcgacacacacacacacacacaagcGAAAGGAAGGGAGGGGGGGGTGCAGgatacttaaatgatttatgttTTTCTACAGCGGCAATTCTTTTCCAAAGTGCTTTGGGTATCAACATAACAATAAATGGTGTTTGAAGCAAGAGAAGCAAAAGACTGCCACCGGAAGAAGGTTTCAATTTCTAAGCACTTATATCAAGCCCTCAAATTTTTAGTATAAAgtatattttgatataaaagaGAATGCAAGATAGCAACAACTGAAGCATCAGAAATAGATAGAATGCAAGATAGCTCAGCATCCAACAGCAACTCGAACTTTccttcattttgttttattattgctAGACTATGAAACAGGTTGACTTTGTGTTTTTACAGAACCAGAAGCAAGTGAATGGTGAGAAATCAGAAGAGGACATTGTTTACAAAcaaaagataagaaatgtCACTTAGAAAGCCAAAATGGAGATTTCAAAAGTTATTGTAATGAAATACCTTTACAGAAAGGTGATGCTTTGGATAGAGGGGAAACACCCCCAGTAACTTCTTTGACAAGCCAGACAAGAGAGTTTGATCCCATGTTACTTGGAGAGGGTTTGCTTCTGGTGATTCCTCATGGTTAccataaataaaaaaccttACTGCAATATCTATGCTTTGAAGTATAGATAAAATACAATCAAATGATTGTGCATCCAATTGCGGCATAGAATTTAGCAATGGAATAAAATCTTGGAAACAGTTGATTAAAACCAGAACAAGCtcctttaatttctttatgaTGACGGAGAACCCTACAGAAACAAAAACATAGATGTTAAAACAACCAGAGCATACCATGATAGTTTTGGACCTGCCAAATgagaaaactgaaaaaagagaaaaaaaaaagtcaagaaaTTCTGGAATGGAGTAGTGAGCAAGGAAAGAGGAGGGTGAGAAGGGGGGGGTGagagttaagaaattttgtaGTTTAAATCACTTTTTATTACTATAAATGTAGAAACGATgatattcaatgatgattgTCATATATGGAAGTCACTTTCTCCATGACTGAGAGATTGATGCAAACACAgaatttgaatactttgagaaaaacaaacagaaaatgatgtgaaaaaaaaacatgactAATGACTAAAGATTTTGTGAGAAAAACTCACACAAGGCATAATACATCAGAAACAATACTAGGCACTTTCACAAAAATGGTGACTAAAATATCGCCACTATGAGGATAAGAATGCTAACATGATGAAGAAACATAATGTAACAAAATCACAGGACAAGGAGAATTAAGCTTTCACATACCAGTATTTTCCGTAGGCACATCaggctcaaaagcatgaattttcctctctcctaaaatattctaagaaatttaatggaaataaataaagacaTTAGAAGTTGGAGGTTCCtatgaggaaaaatgtttaagTCAAAGAACATAAGTATTATAAATAGTAACATATAGATGAAGATTAATAACCTTgtatttttcttctaaaaatcAATAGCCAATAAAATTCACACGATTGACACTAGGAACATACCTTTTGACATCCTGGCTTTTTACTTGGCAATAATGACAAGCAACGGACTAACCCAGAAAGAGTACTTTTGAGCTTTCCCTTGTCTTCTAAATAAAACTGGTTCTTCCTTAAAATATCTTCATAACTCTGAAGAATCTGCTCATAAAACAactaataaagaaataaacaaactaaaaaaaaaggtgataACAATAAGAAGCAgttacttaaattaatttgagagTACCACCACcttcaaacaaaaattttcaaagaaaagatGTAACAGAAAATAAAACCACATACAAATACAACCACATAGAATAAGGGCAATGAGTGTCTGACTGTAAAGATCCATCTGATTGCTAATTTTATCTtgcaaaatcaaataaaacccttttaaaaagaaaaccaaaaaagcctcaacctctatagatGATATTAAAGCAAGTTTCTTTTTGTACTATGAATGAATTCTTGAAcaagtttcttattttaaCAATGCCAATAAAACTTcagtaataaaatataaaattgcgATAATTACTAACATGACTGAATTCATGTACCTTTTCAGCATATAAGGAAAAGCATGGAGGATGGTACTGCACAACAAGATCAAAAAATCTGAAAGCCATCAAGCGAATGTCTATTGATAAATTTGTcattgcattgaaaatataaGTCATCACCAAGGAGATGAAAAGCCCTTGATTATCCTGAATAAGAAAAGCCAAAACCCTCTTGTCAGTTAATGGATAAGAGCAATCACgataaaaaaactaataaaatagtaaatgGCAGAAATTAAGCACAACAATATCTGAAATTAAGGACAACAAATGACGTGGCACATGCAGAAAAGATGAATAACCAGAAAGAAACTCTAAAGCATTATTCTTTCctgtaaaatatatatgaaatcaATTCTTGTTCCTAAGAACAGTACTCTGTTGTAAACACACCTACAAATGATACTGATTCCTTCACCTAAGCAGCACTATACCCTGAGCTGCATTTGAACTATGAGAGTAATTTCACATCTTAAGCACCACTTCAACACATCAAAAATTACTGAACTTATagacaaacaaaatataatagACCCACTTGGCATTTCTTCTGCTTGTCTGTGCATATATGTATGCTGTCTGAATAGCTAATAGATGACACTAAAAGGTAAAGCATAAAAATCTCAGCAAAACTCAAGTCTCTACCCAATGTAATGAGGTAGCAATACAGAAAGTTATTGTGGCAAACTTAATCTTTGAAAGTAGCCACCAGCTCTAAGTTAgagtaaataaacaaaaagggaaagaaaaatcacCTCAGCACAGCCAGGGAAAATTTCAGACTTAAACAGTTGATATAATGCTTCTCTAACTACTTTATCATCATCACTTATGCGCTCCCGCAGTTTCTCTATAACCGCATATTTATGCAACCTCAACTCTGCTGGATGCTTAAGGACTAAATCCTTAATGCCCATTAGTGCATCTTCAAAGCGAATAAAACTTATATCAAGATCAATTTATGGCACTTGATACAAACACTGACTCCAAAAAATAGTATCAATAAACTGCTcatttgaaaaggaaaaaagaaaaggacagTTGTGTATCCctaaattacaaattaaaaaacacaaataatGTACTTGGGCAATAGAAGGTtataattctttaaaatcatataaattctataataacaagaaaaaaaaaaaaggtaaccTCTTCGAACTTTGGCGTTGTGATGAGATGTTTGCTGAAGAAGTTCTTTCAAAGTCAATCCTTTCTTGCTCACAGCTAAGCCTTCCTTGTTTGTTGCCACACTCTGCTCAGGAAGTACAATTGCTGCTCTCGCAATACACACGAAAGCGGATTCCGATGAATAAGTTTACTTCTAATAAAGTTACAAGAGCACTTTTTCGAGAGAGTAATCAAGAATTTTTATGGCAAAAGAAATATCTAAATTCATGCATTCTAAttctaaagaaaaatttaatatacaaATTAACTTTCCACTTCTCACCCTTGGATTTAATTTCAGTGTTTGTCGCATTCTTCGGTGGAGGCAACTTCCGTCCAAgctttctctttattttctgcggataaattcaaaaaaaaaagtgtaaaagaaaaaagaacagTAATCAATTAAAcgataaaatttcaaattttagaaccaaaaataaggaaaaaagtGTAATAATAATGGAAATTACTTTGAAATCTATGCCTTTCTTTTGCTGCTTCTTTGAAGGAGCCTTGGAACGCACCATTGTACTACACACTAAACAACTATTAGAATTCTAAAACGAATAAgagcaacaaaaaaaatgttgttcaTTTATTTCACTCAATTGGGTTTTTATACCTGAATATAACTGTTTGGCTTCcgagaaaaataatggaataAAGTTTTCTCAGCAAAATAAAAACCCTGGTTCGTACTTGCCAGCGAGTGCAAGGGTTTAGAGAGTGGAGTCGGGTCGGAGCCTTGGGCCCTCCCTTGAAAGGGTTTTCGGTTTTTGGACGTGGCAATTTAAACAATGTTTGCGGGCTTGGATCTGAGTAGGACCTTTGCGTTTTAGAGATCCCCTAGACCAGGTTTTGAAAGGCCCAGCCCAAACCAggcaatctttttatttatttaaataaataatatattttattttatttttaattttacttttttaaaaaaacatattaactgtaaaatcctaatttttaattaatattttaagtttattttagGGTTGGATGATCTTGGCTTGGTTTTCAAAATGTTGCGACTCATTTCGAATCCCCACAAGCATACCCTACCCACATTTCTATTCTAGGAGGCAAAACAATTATCTCACACCATGGATGTAACAGTAACTTAGTCCAACAGTTGAAGGCAACCTCTTGACGCGTAACCAACCAAAGCGTAATTCAAATGACAATTAAGTTATTGtcaaattaagttaaaaaatgaataactCCAATAATAgatgaaacaaaattaatgAAGACTTAACTCAAGCAATTCAatatgaattaaaataaatttgtagTATTTGTTAAATGTTATTTTCATAGATTTTATATACCAGTCCAAGTCtatatgatatataaataaaatgatatcatataaattaaacttataaataaataaatagtaagtttcttttgaaattatagCTTGAATATGAAATGATGTTGTTAAAATCTAATGAAAAGAGTAGAATCCTTGACTCATGCTTTTTATTACAATCAATTAAATCCTTAAGTTTAGTTTTGAAGCGTCCCTTGAGATTGGCTGTGGCTAAAAAAGGCTCAAAAGCTGGAGCTTGGCCGCTTTGTACGAGCATTTCACATTTGCGGGAGTCGACCAGGCTCCATTATAACTCTCTCATCCCCGAAATAGCACCCAGAAAAAAGAGTCTTAGCCCTTTCTCAGCATCTCGTTTAGCAGATCCTCCAACATCGCAATTAGCAAAACCCTAATGCTGCAACAGCATCAACACTACCTCCAGTCCGCGGCTACGGCGGCACCGCCACTTCCACCTCCGGCGACGTCAACACCTCCATCATCAACCGCCGGGGAGGCGCCACCGAAGCAGGTGGCACTAGCAATGGACAGACTGGGACACGCCGCTAGACTCATCGCCGATATCCGTCTAGGTGCCGATCGACTTCTCGAAGCCTTATTTGTGGCCGCGCAGCCGCATCAAAGCTCCAAACCTCTCCACTTGTTCCGCCAAGAAGATGACTCCATGCGCCAACACCTCCAAGACCTCCGCACTATTGGTAAAAagatcaaataattaaatttccttaaaaactttttgaaattgatttattttttatgtctGTACAGTGAAAATGCTGTCGTTTTTGTGGTTTAGGTTTTTGAAAATCGTGCTTGAATTTTGTTAGGAAGGCAGCTGGAGGAATCTGGAGTGTTAAATGAGTCACTTAGGTCAAGGAGTAATTCTTGGGGTTTGCATATGCCATTAGTCTGTCCTGATGGTGCCGTGGTGGCTTACGCTTGGAAACGACAGCTTGCTGGCCAGGCTGGTGCATCTGCTGTTGACCGGACAAGGTTCATAGTCATGGACATGGCGAATGTTTGATAGGATTGATATCTACTTAAGCTTTGATGCAATGTCTTTATGAGTTGATATTGTTAGTTGTATAATTAGATCCGGGAATTTCAGTTTCCTGTTTGGTTCAGGGTTTAGGAAACTTTACAGGGTAGTAAGGGGTGCAGCCCTAGTGTACTGATAGTGTTATAATTAATTGTGCATGTGTTGACTTGAATGGAGAATTTGTTAGGGTTCAGATCGGAATGGATGTGAATAGTGATAGGGGattcaaatttattaaaattttttagtcTTATTCATTTTATTAGATTGTGAGATGATGTAATATGCATGGTTATTGTTTGATGTTGTTTTAAATGGCTTGCTGCCTTCCTAAgttcttataaaatataacttgTTAATTACTTGTTTCATCAATGTTGCTAGCTTGCGCTGATCCAACACTGAATGAATAAGGGGGATACCCTTGAACGAAGTTGAAACCAAGCCGCTAACTTATTGGCTAGGCTTAGTCTCAGCAACTCGTACAATTGTGAAGAAAGTTGCTTTGGGTAGAATGAAGTGATTTTTTATGCTCTATCTATGCTGGTGTTTACTAACTTAACGTGCATCGCTTGTGGCATACTGTTGTTTTGTGAAAATATTTGCAGTTGAATTCAATATGCATCACATTACGTTGCAACGTAATATTATATAGTGTGTCCTCTTTAAGTAGCTATGCTTCATTGGGATTATAATAGTtgtttgtgttgaaatttgggaTTCTCAAATTAATTACCATGTGCTTCTCCATTTCACAGGCTTGCTCTCAAAGCCTTCACAGACCAGAAAAGGCGATTTTTTCC from Theobroma cacao cultivar B97-61/B2 chromosome 5, Criollo_cocoa_genome_V2, whole genome shotgun sequence carries:
- the LOC18598398 gene encoding uncharacterized protein LOC18598398 — protein: MVRSKAPSKKQQKKGIDFKKIKRKLGRKLPPPKNATNTEIKSKAIVLPEQSVATNKEGLAVSKKGLTLKELLQQTSHHNAKVRRDALMGIKDLVLKHPAELRLHKYAVIEKLRERISDDDKVVREALYQLFKSEIFPGCAEDNQGLFISLVMTYIFNAMTNLSIDIRLMAFRFFDLVVQYHPPCFSLYAEKILQSYEDILRKNQFYLEDKGKLKSTLSGLVRCLSLLPSKKPGCQKNILGERKIHAFEPDVPTENTGFSVIIKKLKELVLVLINCFQDFIPLLNSMPQLDAQSFDCILSILQSIDIAVRFFIYGNHEESPEANPLQVTWDQTLLSGLSKKLLGVFPLYPKHHLSVKEDDRYFILNIVITEIFLHLREWICPSANVFAKFLEFMENALLGKTCSSTRSGKATWEKHVPSLLPFIPKLVSEVTTDWQSHLLEAFTKTFRDCNPESSLKLACLSMIEEMLIPRGDMHYTEASDPVALDYQTIWIRELPLLLILLGDKWPSSSQVVLHLLLRLGQFACWNSSLIWEYENTQFALCEFYSTCREGNIYYGPFMRLPRDSQELSICCLYYFSNFSTLLLKAITSCCVCPELEPYVLFLIIEVVHAAYKAGHIQFADHISFFITLLSRFKVYPENICPVKESDVQISNCGTFKSLTCMVCSCLSQMGDSSVVFRILEKAILDLISLKPQLDNACAMLRVLIMLDSKPTRLSEQSIIALSNFLPGYLMDVVHCIPEVDGNELAVSNHVQTCRYYLLPCFFLFDRSNQLVKLFLNVMGSSLTDSSLSLESHNSTQYVTDSLSRMNKTVSLLLLIYKDVKVQKIMSLFRTEIGSIMQSIASLQSSEVNMTIEERHKFQCSFERLKIVASSSPVG